The genomic interval ACTGGGCCTTATCCTCTTCTATCGTCCGGGCGAAGTGACCGCCGCGCCGAAGGACGACGGGCAGACCGTCTTCGTCGCCTTCAAAGATCCGGCCAATATTCGTTACGCCTTCGCCGCACGCTGGGTGCAGGATCAGGGTCAGGTCAAGGATCAGGCCGCCTTCAAAGCCTGGGCCGACCAGACCCTGACCACGCTCAACGCCCCCGTCCGCGTTACCCCCAACTAAGGGATTTCTCATGTTCAGACTGCCCAAGGGACGCCTGTTCGCGGCGGCCTCCGCTATCGCTTTGTCTTTTGTCATGGCCCTTCCGGCGGCGGCGCAGGTGGCTTCACCAGAGGCCGAACAGCGCGCGAAAGCCTTGGTCGGGCAGATGACGCTCGACGAAAAGATCCGCCTCGTCTTCGGTCAGTATTCGACCGACATGCCGTCGAAGCACTTCGTCACGCCCAAGGGCGGGCGGCCTTCATCCGCCGGCTATGTCGACGGGGTCGAGCGGCTGAACATTCCGCCGCAGTGGCTGACCGATGCCGGTGTCGGCGTTGCCACCCACCGCACGGCCAAGGTCAAGCGCGAGCGCACGGCGCTGCCATCGGGCATCGCCACAGCGGCGACGTGGAACCGCAAGCGGGCCTATGAGGGCGGAGCGATGATCGGGCGTGAGGCGCGTCTGTCCGGCTTCAATGTTCTGCTGGCCGGCGGGGTCAACCTGTTGCGTGAGCCGCGCAACGGGCGCAATTTTGAATATGGCGGCGAAGATCCGTGGCTGGCCGGGGTGATGGTCGGCGAGCAGATCCGCGGCATCCAGTCGAACCGCATCGTCTCGACGCTCAAGCACCACGCTTTCAACGATCAGGAAACCAACCGCAATACGCTCGACGTCAGGATCGGCGAGGCGGCGGCGCGGGCGTCCGACCTGCTTGCGTTGCAGGTAGCGCTTGAGGTCGGCGACCCGCATTCGGTGATGTGCGCCTATAACCGCGTGCGCGGGGCCTATGCCTGCGAAAGCGCGTGGCTGCTCAACGAAGTCCTGAAAAAAGACTGGGGTTTCAAGGGCTATGTCATGTCCGACTGGGGCGCGGTCCATTCGACGACGCAGGCCGCCAATGCCGGGCTGGATCAGCAATCGGGCTGGCCCTTCGACAAGGCACCCTATTTTGACGCGCCGCTGAAAGAGGCGGTGCAGAACGGTCATGTCAGCCCAGCGCGGCTCGATGACATGGTGACCCGCATCCTGTGGGGCTTGATCGCCTCGGGGGCGATGGATGAGGCGGTCAGCGATCGTTCCGCCGAGATCGACTACGCCGCCCACGCCAAGATCACCCAGACCGACGCCGAAGAGGCGATAGTGCTGCTGAAGAATAATGGCGTCCTGCCGTTAGCCAAAACGGCCAAATCAATCCTCGTGGTCGGCGGCCATGCCGATGTGGCGGTGCTGTCGGGCGGCGGTTCGTCTCAGGTCTACGGTTCGCCCGCCATGATCGTGCCCAATGAAGGGCCGGAGGAGTTTCCGGGGCCGATGGTGTGGCACCCGTCCTCGCCGGTAAAGGCCTTGCAGGTGCGCACCTCTGCCAAAATCACCTATCTTGATGGCAAGGACATCGCCGTGGCCAAAAAGCTGGCGGCGAACAGCGACGTGGTCATCGTCTTCGCAACCCAATGGACCGGCGAGTCCAAGGATGTGGAAAGCCTGTCCCTGCCGGGGCAGCAGGACGCGCTGATCGCCGCGCTTTCCGGCAAAAAGGCCGTGGTGGTGCTGCAAACCGGCGGGCCGGTGCTGATGCCGTGGCTCTCCAAGGTTGGGGCGGTGATCGAGGCCTGGTATCCCGGCACCCGCGGCGGTGAGGCCATTGCCCGCGTCCTGACCGGCGAGGTCAATCCGTCGGGCCGTCTGCCGGTGACCTTTCCCCTGTCGGAGGCGCAACTGCCGCGTCCGGTCGTCGACGGTGATACGAAGAACAAGGAACTGCGCCCCACGGTCGATTACGACATCGAAGGCGCGGCGGTCGGCTATCGCTGGTTCGACCTGAAAGGTCACAAGCCGCTGTTTCCGTTCGGTTTCGGCCTCAGCTATACGCGCTTTGCCTATGACAGCCTGAACGCGGAGACGTCGGACGGGCTCAAGGTCAGTTTCCGCGTCACCAATAGCGGTCAACGCGCCGGGCAGGACGTGCCGCAGATCTACGTCGCGCCGGTGGCGGGTGGCTGGGAAGCGCCCAAGCGTCTCGGCAATTTCGACAAACTGACCCTGACGCCGCGTGAGACGAAGACGGTAAACCTGAGCGTCGATCCGCGTCTACTGGCCACCTATGACGAGGCCAAAAAGCAGTGGATCGTACGCGGCGGGGCCTATCGCGTCATACTGGCGCGCTCGGCGACCGATCCGGTGCGTGAAGTGACGGTGACCTTGCCGCAGCAGGCCTATGACCTGCACGGGCGCAAGGTGCCGTGATGTTTCACAAGGTCTTCGACACCACTCATCCCAAGCTGATCGAAGGCGCTTCGACCGAGGACCTGCGCGACGCCTTCCTTATCACCGGCTTGTTCGCGCCGGGCGAGGTGCGCCTCGACTATGTGCATCATGAGCGGATGATCGTCGGCGGGGCTTCACCGATGGGCGACGGGGTCGTCTGGCCCGACGCCAGGCTTTTGGAGCGGCGCGAACTGGGGGTGGTCAACCTGGGGCCGGGCGTCGGGCGCGTCGATGCCGGAGGAGACCCCCACGAACTGGGACCGTGCGATGCCCTCTATTTGGGGCGTGGGGTGCGATCCCTGCGTTTCCTCAGTACGGACCCGGCGCACCCGGCGCGGTTCTTCCTG from Asticcacaulis sp. AND118 carries:
- a CDS encoding glycoside hydrolase family 3 C-terminal domain-containing protein, with translation MFRLPKGRLFAAASAIALSFVMALPAAAQVASPEAEQRAKALVGQMTLDEKIRLVFGQYSTDMPSKHFVTPKGGRPSSAGYVDGVERLNIPPQWLTDAGVGVATHRTAKVKRERTALPSGIATAATWNRKRAYEGGAMIGREARLSGFNVLLAGGVNLLREPRNGRNFEYGGEDPWLAGVMVGEQIRGIQSNRIVSTLKHHAFNDQETNRNTLDVRIGEAAARASDLLALQVALEVGDPHSVMCAYNRVRGAYACESAWLLNEVLKKDWGFKGYVMSDWGAVHSTTQAANAGLDQQSGWPFDKAPYFDAPLKEAVQNGHVSPARLDDMVTRILWGLIASGAMDEAVSDRSAEIDYAAHAKITQTDAEEAIVLLKNNGVLPLAKTAKSILVVGGHADVAVLSGGGSSQVYGSPAMIVPNEGPEEFPGPMVWHPSSPVKALQVRTSAKITYLDGKDIAVAKKLAANSDVVIVFATQWTGESKDVESLSLPGQQDALIAALSGKKAVVVLQTGGPVLMPWLSKVGAVIEAWYPGTRGGEAIARVLTGEVNPSGRLPVTFPLSEAQLPRPVVDGDTKNKELRPTVDYDIEGAAVGYRWFDLKGHKPLFPFGFGLSYTRFAYDSLNAETSDGLKVSFRVTNSGQRAGQDVPQIYVAPVAGGWEAPKRLGNFDKLTLTPRETKTVNLSVDPRLLATYDEAKKQWIVRGGAYRVILARSATDPVREVTVTLPQQAYDLHGRKVP